A single genomic interval of Metasolibacillus fluoroglycofenilyticus harbors:
- a CDS encoding diacylglycerol kinase family protein: MDIRKFLRSFVYAFQGILEAVKEQNMRFHVASACIVIVAGLLTGLSVIEWLIIVLVIILVIGAEMMNCAIERVVDLATSEIHPLAKAAKDAAAGAVLVFAIGSVIIGVLIFFPKWF, encoded by the coding sequence ATGGATATCCGTAAATTTTTACGCTCCTTTGTCTATGCCTTTCAAGGAATACTGGAGGCGGTAAAAGAGCAAAATATGCGCTTTCATGTAGCAAGTGCCTGTATTGTCATCGTTGCAGGCTTATTAACAGGCTTGAGCGTGATAGAGTGGCTAATTATCGTTTTAGTCATTATTTTAGTTATTGGTGCGGAAATGATGAATTGTGCAATCGAACGAGTTGTCGATTTAGCAACATCAGAAATCCACCCTTTAGCAAAGGCTGCAAAGGACGCAGCAGCAGGCGCGGTACTTGTATTTGCGATTGGCAGTGTTATAATCGGAGTACTCATTTTTTTCCCGAAATGGTTTTAA
- a CDS encoding sporulation protein YqfD has translation MHYKLKSMRNIDYRRVRVSVQKNQKTNDLLQYLHSHHVPIYHVRTTKEVLQFELARQHIAILRKARSKHRVKLKLHYLTTDELLPKRLMTIVSLLCLWLIPLLCNYWIWEIDIQGDTPEQKAAIERLVQKEFAAPILKKRLPTDQEVREFIMQNFREYSWVHVAKVGSKMTIRPQLAPKNEMKENKDGYYHLIAGSSGVITHFDIKSGERKVTPNTTVYKGDTLVSGLMLVGERQLLIGAVGDVYADYWLESEFTIPQEVQYEVVTAEAWHFTFTPEGLPTEIKALPLPEWLARYIRVAKIETREKIVETLTEEQIESRIMPLLHEKMVQSLPTKSIIKKENLLHIQFVDGKVKGKVLYLINENIAKPYPIN, from the coding sequence ATGCACTACAAATTGAAAAGCATGCGTAATATTGATTATCGCCGTGTTCGCGTATCGGTGCAAAAAAATCAAAAAACAAATGATTTACTACAATATTTACATAGCCATCATGTACCGATTTATCATGTGCGTACGACAAAAGAAGTGCTACAATTTGAATTGGCTCGCCAGCATATCGCTATATTGCGCAAAGCACGCAGTAAGCATCGTGTCAAATTGAAGTTACACTATTTAACGACAGACGAGCTACTTCCAAAGCGATTGATGACAATTGTTAGTTTACTTTGTCTATGGCTCATACCGTTACTTTGCAATTATTGGATATGGGAAATTGATATACAAGGAGATACACCAGAACAAAAGGCTGCAATCGAGCGTTTAGTGCAAAAGGAATTTGCTGCACCTATTCTAAAAAAACGCTTACCGACAGATCAAGAGGTACGAGAGTTCATTATGCAAAACTTTCGCGAGTATTCATGGGTGCATGTTGCGAAAGTAGGAAGTAAAATGACCATCCGTCCACAGCTCGCACCGAAAAATGAAATGAAGGAAAATAAAGATGGCTATTATCATCTTATTGCTGGTAGCAGTGGTGTCATCACCCATTTTGATATAAAAAGTGGTGAGCGTAAAGTAACGCCAAATACGACAGTATATAAAGGGGATACACTTGTATCTGGGCTGATGCTAGTAGGGGAAAGACAGCTTTTAATTGGTGCAGTTGGTGACGTTTATGCAGATTATTGGCTAGAGAGCGAGTTTACAATTCCGCAAGAAGTGCAATACGAAGTTGTAACAGCAGAGGCTTGGCATTTTACGTTTACTCCTGAAGGGCTACCAACAGAAATAAAAGCACTGCCATTGCCTGAATGGTTAGCGCGTTATATACGTGTTGCTAAAATAGAGACGAGAGAAAAAATAGTTGAAACGTTGACAGAAGAACAGATTGAATCGCGAATTATGCCATTGCTGCATGAAAAAATGGTACAATCATTACCAACGAAGAGCATTATTAAAAAAGAAAACCTTTTACACATTCAATTTGTAGATGGTAAAGTAAAGGGGAAGGTTCTATATTTAATCAATGAAAATATTGCCAAACCTTATCCTATTAATTAA
- the ybeY gene encoding rRNA maturation RNase YbeY gives MALEIDFLDETDSVQKAHIDLVERLLQYAAKEEQVDDGSELSITFVTNEAIHEINREYRDKDQPTDVISFALEELGEGETEIIGEGLPRVLGDIIISVERTQEQAEEYGHSFERELGFLALHGFLHLLGYDHMNEQDEKEMFDKQNAILSSFGLGREV, from the coding sequence ATGGCGTTAGAAATCGATTTTTTAGATGAAACGGATTCGGTTCAAAAAGCGCATATCGATTTAGTCGAGCGCTTATTGCAGTATGCGGCAAAAGAAGAGCAGGTTGATGATGGTAGCGAACTATCGATTACATTCGTTACGAATGAAGCCATACATGAAATCAATCGAGAGTACCGCGATAAAGACCAGCCAACAGATGTTATATCCTTTGCTTTAGAGGAGCTAGGTGAAGGAGAAACAGAAATTATTGGTGAAGGTCTACCACGTGTTTTAGGAGATATTATTATTTCGGTCGAGCGTACACAGGAACAGGCGGAGGAGTATGGACATTCTTTTGAGCGAGAGCTAGGCTTTTTAGCACTCCATGGATTTTTGCATTTATTGGGATATGACCATATGAATGAACAAGATGAAAAAGAAATGTTTGATAAACAAAATGCAATTTTGTCGTCCTTCGGGCTAGGGCGCGAGGTATAA
- a CDS encoding PhoH family protein yields MSEKISQLQLDNPNEAVMLLGMSDANIKLIEETYKVQVITRGEVVQIAGDDEAQKEQAKSVLHALLQVIRKGINVDQRDASTAIEMANKGTIEYFAELYEEEIARNTKGKPIRAKTIGQREYIRAIRHRDLIFGIGPAGTGKTYLAVVMATQALKNGHVKRIILTRPAVEAGESLGFLPGDLKEKVDPYLRPLYDALHDIYGVEQTQRLIERGTIEIAPLAYMRGRTLDDAFVILDEAQNTTHQQMKMFLTRLGFGSKMVITGDKTQIDLPKNTESGLIIAERTLKYVKDIHFQILEQGDVVRHPLVAKVIQAYAEQEL; encoded by the coding sequence ATGTCAGAAAAAATTTCACAATTACAGTTAGATAATCCGAATGAAGCAGTTATGTTATTAGGCATGTCGGATGCAAATATTAAATTAATTGAAGAAACGTATAAAGTACAAGTTATTACACGTGGGGAAGTAGTACAAATTGCGGGCGATGATGAGGCACAGAAGGAGCAGGCTAAATCCGTGCTACATGCGCTACTACAGGTGATTCGTAAAGGGATTAATGTTGACCAACGGGACGCATCAACAGCAATTGAAATGGCAAACAAAGGTACAATCGAATATTTTGCAGAGCTTTATGAGGAAGAAATTGCACGTAATACAAAGGGCAAGCCGATTCGTGCGAAAACGATTGGACAGCGAGAATATATACGTGCCATTCGCCATCGTGACTTGATTTTCGGCATCGGCCCAGCCGGTACAGGTAAAACCTATTTAGCTGTTGTTATGGCAACACAAGCTTTAAAAAACGGTCATGTGAAGCGCATTATTTTAACAAGACCTGCTGTTGAAGCTGGTGAGTCGTTAGGCTTTTTGCCAGGTGATTTAAAGGAAAAAGTTGACCCTTATTTACGCCCGCTTTATGATGCACTACATGATATTTACGGCGTAGAACAAACGCAGCGTTTAATTGAGCGTGGTACAATTGAAATTGCGCCATTAGCGTATATGCGCGGTCGTACATTAGATGATGCCTTCGTTATATTAGACGAGGCACAAAATACAACGCATCAGCAAATGAAAATGTTTTTAACACGCCTTGGCTTTGGTTCTAAAATGGTTATTACTGGGGATAAAACCCAAATTGACCTTCCGAAAAATACGGAATCTGGTCTGATTATTGCGGAACGTACACTGAAATATGTCAAGGACATACATTTCCAAATTCTTGAGCAAGGGGATGTTGTGCGTCACCCACTCGTAGCAAAAGTAATTCAAGCATATGCGGAGCAGGAGCTGTAA
- a CDS encoding HD family phosphohydrolase: MRKQLKNIMQIIQFRYFLILVLLITATIQFLFMAGNVRGITYDIQLLQLAPETIRSVKTVEDSVKTERERDNAEKSVEPVYVFNEEVADHRTAIITSVFDIVLDVREETKDDSIESRVEQLKTSLKDITESQTSISISNTQLEVLLTIDEELLINTRDSLAQLVTNALDRPFRKEQILTIRNEIDSKIRQQSAIAEPLLNTVITLGRAAIVETEVLDEEKTELRVRQAREMVEATRILQGQIIVQEGELIDREVYRQLELLGMLDTKESLKPIFGLLILIFLQMAFIYIVFDRSKKPIAKRRNELLVTTIVYTICLIIMKLISIVADNFDVMIAFLFPVALATMLVRLLVDDRVASIVTVMTATSAGVMFHSGYAAVLQMDIALYIMFGGFATLFFMRNLEKRSSLLQACGILSVINILFISFYLLMSQSGYGITEIGFYLTAAIISAVLSGALTMGLLPFFESAFGILSTMRLIELSNPNHPLLRKLLTETPGTYHHSIMVANLAETACEAIGADGLLARVGCYYHDVGKTRRPSFFIENQMTGINPHDTLPPQSSADIIIAHTTDGAELLHKHRMPQEIIDIALQHHGTSLLKFFVFKAKEEGMNVDEAAFRYPGPKPQTKEIAVISIADSVEAAVRSMKEPTADKIKKLVQSIIQDRVQDDQFDECDISLKELKIIEDVLCETLNGTFHSRIEYPK, translated from the coding sequence ATGAGAAAACAATTAAAAAACATAATGCAAATCATTCAATTTCGTTATTTTTTAATATTAGTCCTCTTAATTACAGCAACTATTCAATTTTTGTTTATGGCAGGCAATGTAAGGGGCATTACATACGATATACAGTTGCTGCAGCTAGCACCCGAAACAATTCGTTCTGTGAAAACTGTAGAAGATTCGGTGAAAACGGAAAGGGAACGTGATAATGCGGAGAAATCTGTTGAGCCTGTCTACGTCTTCAATGAGGAAGTAGCAGACCATCGTACAGCCATTATTACATCTGTTTTTGATATCGTGCTTGATGTACGAGAAGAGACAAAGGATGATTCAATTGAATCAAGAGTAGAGCAATTAAAAACAAGTTTAAAAGATATTACGGAATCACAAACTTCAATAAGTATTAGCAATACACAGCTTGAAGTATTGTTAACGATTGACGAGGAGCTATTGATTAATACGCGTGATAGTTTAGCACAGCTCGTAACAAATGCGTTAGACCGACCATTCCGTAAAGAGCAAATCTTAACAATTCGCAATGAAATTGATAGTAAAATACGTCAGCAATCAGCAATAGCGGAGCCGTTACTTAATACAGTTATTACACTTGGACGAGCTGCTATTGTCGAAACAGAAGTGCTAGATGAAGAAAAGACCGAGTTGCGCGTTCGACAAGCACGCGAAATGGTTGAAGCAACACGTATTTTACAAGGTCAAATTATCGTGCAAGAAGGGGAGCTTATAGACCGTGAAGTATACCGACAATTAGAGTTGCTAGGTATGCTAGATACGAAGGAATCTTTAAAGCCGATTTTTGGGTTACTCATTTTAATTTTCTTGCAGATGGCCTTTATTTATATCGTTTTTGACCGTTCAAAAAAGCCGATAGCCAAACGTCGAAACGAGCTGCTTGTTACAACAATAGTTTATACAATATGTCTTATTATTATGAAATTAATTAGCATTGTAGCGGATAATTTTGATGTGATGATTGCCTTTTTATTCCCAGTTGCTTTAGCGACAATGCTTGTTCGCTTGCTTGTGGATGACCGAGTGGCATCAATTGTAACGGTTATGACGGCGACATCAGCAGGTGTCATGTTCCATAGTGGCTATGCTGCTGTGTTACAAATGGATATTGCCTTGTACATAATGTTTGGCGGTTTTGCGACGCTATTTTTCATGCGCAATCTTGAAAAGCGCTCATCATTATTGCAGGCATGTGGCATTCTCTCAGTTATTAATATTTTATTTATTAGTTTTTATTTATTAATGTCTCAGTCGGGCTATGGTATCACCGAAATAGGCTTCTATTTGACGGCGGCTATCATTTCAGCAGTGCTTTCCGGTGCGTTGACGATGGGGTTACTACCGTTCTTTGAGTCGGCATTTGGCATTTTATCAACAATGCGCTTGATTGAGCTATCGAATCCAAACCATCCGTTACTTCGCAAATTATTAACGGAAACGCCGGGTACTTACCACCATAGCATTATGGTAGCAAATTTGGCAGAAACAGCTTGTGAAGCCATTGGTGCGGACGGGCTATTAGCGCGCGTCGGCTGTTATTACCATGATGTTGGGAAGACGAGAAGACCTTCCTTTTTCATTGAAAATCAGATGACAGGTATTAACCCGCATGATACATTACCTCCACAATCGAGTGCAGATATTATTATTGCACATACGACGGACGGTGCAGAGCTCCTGCATAAGCATCGCATGCCACAGGAGATTATTGATATTGCGTTACAGCATCATGGCACAAGCTTATTGAAATTTTTCGTATTTAAAGCGAAGGAAGAGGGCATGAATGTTGATGAGGCAGCGTTCCGTTACCCAGGACCAAAGCCGCAAACGAAGGAAATTGCTGTTATTAGCATTGCAGATAGTGTAGAAGCTGCGGTACGATCCATGAAGGAGCCGACTGCTGACAAAATTAAAAAGCTAGTACAGTCCATTATTCAGGACCGCGTGCAGGATGACCAATTTGATGAATGCGATATATCGTTGAAGGAATTAAAAATTATTGAAGATGTGTTATGTGAAACATTAAACGGTACATTCCATTCACGCATCGAATATCCAAAATAG